A DNA window from Coffea arabica cultivar ET-39 chromosome 6c, Coffea Arabica ET-39 HiFi, whole genome shotgun sequence contains the following coding sequences:
- the LOC140008711 gene encoding uncharacterized protein has translation MKTVDGFRDSKTGKGRFERLYICFAGVKQGFLTGCRQFIGVDGTFLKGLVGGVLLAAVGVDANNGIFPIAYAAAEGESKDSWCWFFKLLKEDLKIKKDYEWTIMSDKQKGLIEAYDMIFPNATHKFCVKHLHNNFSSAGFKGEVNIEQTCSCRKWELIGIPCPHAIAALWMAKKDPLLYVSKWYTVETYMKCYEGSVCPMNGESEWGLTNVGEGPLPPLYGRAPGRPKKLRRRSAE, from the exons ATGAAAACTGTTGATGGTTTTAGAGACTCAAAAACAGGGAAAGGTAGATTTGAGAGGCTGTACATCTGTTTTGCTGGAGTGAAGCAGGGTTTCCTAACTGGATGTAGGCAATTTATTGGAGTAGATGGTACTTTTTTGAAAGGATTAGTAGGAGGAGTTTTGCTAGCAGCTGTTGGAGTTGATGCCAATAATGGCATTTTTCCAATAGCATATGCTGCAGCAGAGGGTGAAAGTAAGGACTCATGGTGCTGGTTCTTCAAACTATTGAAAGAAgatttgaagattaaaaaggATTATGAGTGGACAATAATGAGTGACAAACAAAAAGGTTTAATTGAAGCATATGATATGATTTTTCCAAATGCAACCCACAAATTTTGTGTGAAACACTTGCACAATAACTTTTCATCTGCTGGTTTCAAAGGAGAAG TGAACATCGAGCAAACATGCTCTTGCAGAAAATGGGAACTAATAGGTATTCCCTGTCCCCATGCCATTGCTGCATTGTGGATGGCTAAAAAGGATCCTCTGCTATATGTTTCAAAATGGTATACAGTGGAGACATATATGAAGTGCTATGAAGGATCAGTGTGTCCCATGAATGGAGAAAGTGAATGGGGGCTTACTAATGTCGGTGAAGGTCCTTTGCCACCCTTATATGGGAGAGCACCTGGAAGGCCTAAGAAACTGAGAAGGAGAAGTGCAGAGTAG